One Brevibacillus choshinensis genomic window carries:
- a CDS encoding DUF896 domain-containing protein has translation MVSDAEIKRINELVKKSKEVGLSEEEKLEQKALRQKYIDAVKLSLRANLDSIRYVEDLEENGRKQ, from the coding sequence GTGGTATCTGACGCAGAAATCAAGCGCATTAATGAACTGGTGAAAAAGTCAAAAGAGGTCGGATTGTCCGAGGAAGAAAAGCTCGAGCAAAAAGCACTTCGTCAAAAGTATATCGATGCTGTAAAGCTTTCTTTGAGAGCAAACCTGGATTCCATCCGTTACGTGGAAGACCTTGAAGAAAATGGTCGGAAACAGTAA
- the lexA gene encoding transcriptional repressor LexA translates to MSKLSNRQQAIIDFIRKEVRDKGYPPSVREIGEAVGLASSSTVHGHLARLEKKGLIRRDPTKPRAIELLSEEDRFQDDFEDSVVRVPVIGKVTAGQPITAIEDVEEYFPLPENIVTSDKVYMLRVSGNSMIDAGILDGDYVIVRQQHVANNGDIVVAMTEEDEATVKRFFKEKNHFRLQPENATMEPIILDAVSILGKVIGVYRLIH, encoded by the coding sequence ATGTCAAAACTTTCGAATCGACAGCAGGCCATCATCGACTTCATCCGAAAAGAAGTCCGCGATAAAGGCTACCCACCTTCCGTACGGGAAATCGGGGAAGCAGTCGGACTTGCCTCCAGCTCTACTGTACACGGACACTTAGCTCGCTTGGAAAAGAAAGGCCTCATTCGGCGCGACCCTACCAAACCTCGTGCCATTGAGCTCTTGTCTGAGGAAGATCGCTTTCAAGATGATTTTGAAGATTCCGTTGTTCGTGTGCCCGTCATCGGGAAAGTCACTGCAGGTCAACCGATCACAGCCATTGAAGATGTCGAGGAATATTTCCCATTGCCGGAAAACATCGTAACGTCGGACAAGGTGTACATGCTCCGCGTATCCGGTAACAGTATGATCGACGCGGGAATTCTCGATGGCGACTACGTCATTGTCCGTCAGCAGCACGTTGCGAATAACGGTGATATCGTAGTGGCGATGACCGAAGAAGATGAAGCCACTGTCAAACGCTTCTTTAAAGAGAAGAATCATTTCAGACTCCAGCCGGAGAACGCCACGATGGAGCCGATCATCCTCGACGCCGTTTCGATTCTCGGTAAAGTCATCGGAGTCTATCGCTTGATTCACTAA
- the yneA gene encoding cell division suppressor protein YneA: protein MSVLTVHNRFEKKVVRRTRFGITRGQALLFLISFSLFFYLLTELVFASGVEVAPPVKEITVRAGDSLWKLAVRYQEEAKMDVNELVAAIKEINDMEGVMIYPGQTLRIPLPE from the coding sequence ATGTCTGTATTGACTGTACATAATCGCTTTGAAAAGAAGGTAGTTCGACGCACTCGTTTCGGCATTACCCGAGGACAGGCTCTATTGTTTCTGATTAGTTTTTCTCTCTTTTTTTATTTGTTGACCGAACTGGTGTTTGCTTCTGGTGTAGAGGTGGCTCCGCCGGTAAAGGAAATCACAGTGCGTGCCGGAGATAGCTTGTGGAAGCTGGCTGTTCGCTATCAAGAGGAAGCGAAGATGGACGTGAATGAGCTTGTAGCGGCGATCAAAGAAATAAACGACATGGAAGGTGTCATGATTTACCCTGGCCAGACCTTGAGAATACCGCTTCCGGAATAA
- the crcB gene encoding fluoride efflux transporter CrcB, with amino-acid sequence MIPWIAVAAGGALGSMMRYGLSLIANQPGWPIGTWLANVVGSFLIGLLSVWGKERGMLSPEVYLLFATGVMGGFTTFSTFSLEVISFWGDGQIVRGLLYALLSVTVGLLSCAAGIWLARQWT; translated from the coding sequence ATGATTCCATGGATTGCGGTGGCAGCAGGAGGAGCACTCGGATCCATGATGCGCTATGGTCTTTCATTGATAGCGAATCAGCCGGGGTGGCCGATCGGAACATGGCTCGCGAACGTCGTGGGTTCATTTCTGATTGGTTTGCTGTCTGTATGGGGAAAAGAACGGGGAATGTTGTCACCGGAAGTGTATCTATTGTTTGCCACAGGGGTAATGGGGGGATTTACGACATTCTCCACCTTTTCTCTGGAGGTCATTTCTTTTTGGGGAGATGGCCAGATTGTTCGAGGGTTGTTGTATGCGCTTCTGAGCGTGACGGTTGGTTTGCTTTCGTGTGCGGCAGGTATTTGGCTGGCACGACAATGGACATAG
- a CDS encoding DUF4269 domain-containing protein, producing the protein MKNWRDLAYLQSGNARQQAAWNAISQIRLMESLCAYDPVLAGTIPLQIDVPDSDLDIICVSHDLDRFDADVRAAYGSMEGYQESRILVSGKDSSVIGFYAHDFWFELFAQSVPVEQQNAYRHMVIEDRLLSIGGEEAYRDIRMLKANGMKTEPAFAHYFHIPGNDPYQALLELERYHTEELTSYILLFQEKNQSR; encoded by the coding sequence ATGAAAAACTGGCGTGATCTCGCTTATTTGCAATCCGGCAATGCTCGCCAACAGGCTGCCTGGAATGCCATCTCGCAAATCCGGCTGATGGAATCCTTGTGTGCGTACGATCCCGTTCTCGCCGGCACAATCCCCCTGCAAATCGATGTTCCGGATAGTGATCTCGATATCATCTGCGTGAGTCATGACCTGGATCGCTTTGATGCTGATGTGCGTGCAGCATATGGCAGCATGGAAGGCTATCAGGAGAGCCGTATTCTCGTATCTGGCAAGGATTCCAGCGTCATCGGATTTTATGCACATGACTTCTGGTTTGAATTGTTCGCTCAATCTGTCCCGGTCGAACAGCAAAATGCATACCGCCATATGGTTATCGAGGATCGATTGCTCTCGATCGGCGGTGAAGAGGCTTATCGGGATATTCGAATGCTCAAAGCGAACGGCATGAAAACCGAGCCTGCCTTCGCTCACTACTTCCATATCCCAGGCAATGACCCTTATCAGGCACTTTTGGAGCTAGAGCGCTACCATACGGAAGAGCTTACGTCCTACATTCTCCTCTTCCAAGAGAAAAACCAGTCCAGATAA
- a CDS encoding DUF456 domain-containing protein, whose protein sequence is MDILLWVIVVALFVLSIAGIFLPVLPDTILLWGGFLIYHFFIADPGAGLPSSFWWGMIALSVLLYGADLLTNMYFVKKYGGSKWSSFAAIIGILLGIFLFPPFGMIILPFAFVVLVELFMQKQTMEKAIKAGFGSLIGFLGSAVVKVVLQVTMIIWFFIAA, encoded by the coding sequence GTGGATATACTTTTATGGGTGATTGTGGTAGCTTTGTTTGTATTGAGTATCGCCGGAATCTTTCTGCCGGTATTACCTGATACGATCCTGCTATGGGGCGGCTTCCTGATCTATCACTTCTTTATTGCAGATCCGGGTGCGGGACTTCCGTCATCCTTTTGGTGGGGGATGATTGCGCTCAGTGTGCTCTTGTACGGAGCAGATCTCTTGACCAATATGTATTTTGTGAAAAAGTACGGGGGATCTAAGTGGTCTTCGTTTGCGGCGATCATCGGGATTTTGCTCGGGATCTTCTTGTTCCCGCCGTTCGGTATGATCATTCTTCCATTCGCTTTCGTCGTGTTGGTAGAACTCTTCATGCAAAAACAAACGATGGAAAAAGCCATCAAGGCAGGCTTTGGCTCATTGATCGGATTTTTGGGAAGTGCCGTCGTCAAAGTCGTGCTCCAGGTGACGATGATCATTTGGTTTTTCATCGCGGCATAG